A DNA window from Nitrospira sp. contains the following coding sequences:
- a CDS encoding Putative dihydroorotate dehydrogenase A (fumarate) (Evidence 3 : Putative function from multiple computational evidences; MaGe:77308962) produces MTDLSTTIAGVTFPSCFMNAAGALCVTRDELMALGKSRAGAIVTKSMTIEARQGNPEPRYYGFPGGSINSMGLPNLGYRAYAELIPELKQFGKPVIASVAGLCEDDFPTIAATINAAKPDLIEVNLSCPNIPGKPQIGYDPEASERLLKRVRKVITVPMGVKLPPYFDPAHHEAMGKVIGRCGVDFLNMINSVGNGLVVDPEREEVVIKPKGGFGGLGGTIIKAVALANVRAFYKIFQGKIPIIGTGGVMNGVDAFEHFLCGASAVQVGTILVEGGLGAFGQLETELAAQLKKKGYGSVADCRGKVKEL; encoded by the coding sequence ATGACAGATCTTTCGACGACGATTGCCGGCGTGACGTTTCCCAGCTGTTTCATGAACGCGGCCGGGGCGCTCTGCGTCACGCGGGACGAATTGATGGCGCTGGGCAAGTCCCGCGCGGGAGCCATTGTCACCAAATCCATGACCATCGAAGCGCGGCAGGGCAATCCGGAGCCGCGGTATTACGGGTTCCCCGGCGGGTCGATCAATTCGATGGGGTTGCCCAATCTTGGCTATCGAGCCTATGCCGAACTCATTCCTGAACTGAAGCAGTTCGGCAAGCCAGTGATCGCCAGTGTGGCGGGACTGTGCGAAGACGATTTCCCGACAATCGCTGCCACCATTAACGCGGCGAAGCCCGATTTGATCGAAGTGAATCTCTCCTGCCCGAATATTCCCGGCAAGCCGCAGATCGGCTATGATCCGGAGGCGTCCGAGCGTTTGCTCAAGCGGGTGCGCAAGGTCATTACGGTGCCGATGGGCGTGAAGCTGCCGCCTTACTTCGATCCGGCGCATCATGAGGCGATGGGAAAAGTGATCGGCCGGTGCGGGGTGGACTTTCTGAACATGATTAACTCCGTCGGGAACGGCCTCGTGGTCGATCCGGAGCGGGAGGAAGTTGTGATCAAGCCGAAGGGCGGCTTCGGCGGATTGGGAGGCACAATCATCAAGGCGGTCGCGCTGGCGAATGTGCGGGCTTTCTATAAAATCTTTCAAGGAAAGATTCCCATCATCGGGACGGGCGGCGTGATGAATGGTGTCGATGCGTTTGAGCATTTTCTCTGCGGCGCGTCGGCGGTGCAGGTCGGGACGATCCTGGTTGAAGGGGGACTTGGCGCCTTCGGACAGCTGGAGACGGAATTAGCGGCGCAGTTGAAGAAGAAGGGCTATGGGTCGGTGGCGGATTGCCGGGGGAAGGTCAAAGAACTCTGA
- a CDS encoding Response regulator transcription factor (MaGe:77308961), with protein sequence MARSRGNNALQMDRSPKAEFSITPRQREILKMVALGHTNREIGEALAISIRTVEVHRFNLMRRLNVRNVAQLLRQGLQHGLLPRNFGLK encoded by the coding sequence ATGGCACGAAGTCGAGGGAACAACGCACTTCAGATGGACCGGAGCCCGAAGGCCGAGTTCTCGATCACGCCCCGTCAACGGGAAATTCTCAAGATGGTCGCCCTGGGCCATACCAATCGGGAAATTGGAGAGGCCCTGGCCATCAGCATCCGCACCGTCGAGGTGCATCGCTTTAATCTGATGCGGCGCTTGAATGTCCGGAACGTCGCGCAATTGCTGAGGCAAGGGCTTCAGCACGGATTACTGCCAAGAAACTTCGGCTTGAAGTAA
- a CDS encoding Putative ABC transporter, permease component (Evidence 3 : Putative function from multiple computational evidences; MaGe:77308960): MAWLKVVALLLLSHLTQRPFRTILTVVGVALGVSASVAVRTANVEVLHSFEQAVLTVAGPTTLEVSGGDFGLDEQLIAKVREVPGLSSVSPAIVQTAVKLDSGKPGAALQVIGLDLLAEFESRGFRVTQGEGGNPLTDLLKADSLYLGRTLAEEWHLTKGSPIQLQVGTRQVQARVAGVIQDRSDRVSSWDRVAIMDIAAAQVLFDMVGKLDRIDLVTGPEVAIEEAAQAVRAVLPPHLSVERPASRTQQVEQMVRAFRLNLTVLSWVGLLVGMFLIYNTMAFAVAQRRREIGIYRAIGMTQSRVAGLFLAEAALFGLLGGIVGSVGGILLAQKLVSLVSRTISDLYTPVSQGAVSWFDSAELWQASVEGILIGCLVSMVGAIGPSLDASRTATVRALAPGDYESSRQVRVGGLAIGGMGLLVLAGLLAFAGPLGGVPILGYLATFCLLAGLSCLAPFCITGWKKRSLQREPLAGVQGVMRTIAAEHAARNPGRNGVTVSALMVGLAIMIGVLIMVRSFRHTVELWINETVIADIVVAPSTWLREANSGSGAKNLPAGWRDALAAIPGVAAVDTYRDVRVEVKGQRVAIVSRDLRMHAQRSQYLVRQGDSTELLNEAADHGGIIVSEVLANRLNVREGQALEIMTPQGAKSFPVVAVFYDYATDGGKLVMDRGLYQALWQDDSVTVFPLYLSAGAQMDEVRRRVADRLRALDSGRLPPLIISNAELRKEILDIFDRTFLLTYVLEAIAVIIAMLGIVNTLVTSVLERRREFATLRAIGGSEGQIRQLVLWEAAYLGVVGIALGLVGGGLLSLLLIKVINKQSFGWTIQMILPIGALIQAVGLAAAATLVAGYFPARWAARQPVVEGLREE, from the coding sequence ATGGCGTGGTTGAAAGTCGTCGCGCTCCTGCTCCTTTCTCACCTGACTCAACGGCCATTCCGTACAATCCTGACGGTGGTGGGTGTGGCGCTGGGCGTGTCGGCGTCGGTGGCGGTGCGGACGGCCAATGTGGAGGTGCTGCATTCGTTCGAGCAGGCGGTGCTGACCGTCGCTGGTCCAACCACCTTGGAGGTGTCGGGCGGAGACTTCGGGCTGGATGAGCAACTGATTGCCAAGGTGCGGGAGGTGCCGGGTCTTTCCTCCGTGTCTCCGGCGATTGTGCAGACCGCTGTGAAGCTCGATAGCGGGAAACCTGGCGCGGCGCTCCAAGTTATTGGACTGGATTTGCTGGCCGAATTCGAGTCTCGCGGGTTTCGGGTGACACAGGGAGAAGGCGGCAATCCGCTCACGGACTTGCTGAAAGCCGACAGCCTGTATCTTGGGAGAACATTGGCCGAGGAATGGCACCTGACGAAGGGAAGTCCGATCCAGCTCCAAGTCGGGACGCGGCAGGTGCAGGCGCGAGTGGCCGGTGTGATCCAGGACCGATCCGACCGGGTTTCGTCTTGGGATCGGGTGGCGATCATGGACATTGCCGCCGCCCAAGTGCTTTTCGACATGGTCGGAAAACTGGACCGGATCGATCTGGTGACTGGCCCTGAGGTGGCGATTGAAGAAGCTGCGCAGGCCGTGCGCGCGGTCCTGCCTCCGCATCTTTCAGTGGAGCGGCCGGCGAGCCGAACGCAACAGGTCGAGCAAATGGTGCGGGCGTTCCGGTTGAATCTCACGGTGTTGAGCTGGGTCGGGCTCCTGGTCGGGATGTTCCTCATCTACAACACAATGGCGTTCGCCGTGGCGCAGCGCCGGCGCGAGATCGGCATCTATCGGGCAATCGGCATGACGCAGTCTCGCGTCGCCGGGCTCTTTTTGGCTGAAGCCGCCTTGTTCGGGCTGCTGGGCGGGATTGTCGGAAGTGTAGGCGGTATTCTGCTGGCGCAGAAACTGGTGTCGCTGGTCAGCCGAACCATCTCGGATCTTTATACGCCGGTCAGTCAGGGAGCCGTATCCTGGTTCGATTCTGCCGAACTCTGGCAGGCGTCGGTTGAAGGTATTCTGATTGGCTGTCTTGTCTCCATGGTCGGCGCGATTGGCCCCAGTCTCGATGCCAGTCGCACCGCGACGGTTCGGGCATTGGCTCCCGGCGATTATGAAAGCAGTCGGCAGGTGCGCGTGGGAGGCTTGGCAATTGGCGGAATGGGCTTGCTGGTCCTGGCGGGGCTGCTGGCTTTTGCGGGGCCGCTGGGCGGCGTGCCGATTCTCGGGTATCTCGCGACGTTCTGTTTGTTGGCCGGGCTATCGTGCCTCGCGCCGTTCTGCATTACCGGATGGAAGAAGCGTTCGCTTCAGCGCGAGCCTCTTGCTGGAGTGCAGGGTGTTATGCGTACGATCGCCGCGGAACATGCGGCGAGAAATCCTGGGCGGAATGGCGTGACCGTGTCGGCGTTGATGGTTGGGTTGGCGATCATGATCGGCGTGCTCATCATGGTGCGCAGTTTTCGGCACACGGTCGAGCTGTGGATCAACGAGACGGTAATCGCCGATATCGTCGTCGCGCCCTCAACCTGGCTGCGCGAAGCGAACAGCGGCAGCGGCGCGAAAAATCTGCCGGCCGGTTGGCGCGACGCGCTGGCCGCGATTCCTGGCGTCGCGGCGGTAGACACCTATCGCGATGTGCGCGTTGAGGTGAAGGGGCAGCGCGTGGCCATTGTGTCGCGCGATCTGCGGATGCATGCTCAGCGGAGTCAGTATCTTGTTCGCCAGGGAGATTCCACCGAGTTACTGAATGAAGCCGCCGATCATGGCGGCATCATTGTATCCGAAGTGCTGGCCAATCGACTCAATGTTCGCGAAGGTCAAGCACTGGAGATCATGACGCCGCAAGGCGCCAAATCGTTTCCGGTTGTAGCGGTCTTTTATGACTACGCGACCGACGGTGGAAAGCTGGTGATGGATCGTGGGCTGTACCAAGCCCTCTGGCAGGACGACTCGGTGACGGTGTTCCCGCTCTATCTGAGTGCAGGCGCGCAAATGGACGAGGTTAGGCGCAGGGTGGCGGATAGGTTGCGTGCATTGGACAGCGGAAGGTTGCCGCCGCTCATCATCAGCAATGCCGAACTGCGCAAAGAAATCCTCGATATCTTCGACCGGACGTTTCTGCTGACCTATGTGCTCGAAGCCATCGCGGTGATTATCGCGATGCTGGGCATTGTGAACACGCTAGTGACGTCCGTGCTGGAGCGGCGCAGAGAATTCGCAACGCTGCGCGCCATCGGCGGCAGTGAGGGCCAGATTCGACAACTGGTTCTGTGGGAAGCGGCTTACCTCGGCGTAGTCGGTATTGCGCTGGGCCTAGTCGGCGGCGGACTGCTATCGTTGCTGCTCATCAAAGTGATCAATAAACAATCCTTCGGCTGGACGATTCAGATGATCCTGCCCATCGGCGCACTTATTCAAGCCGTCGGCCTGGCAGCGGCAGCAACTCTAGTAGCTGGCTACTTCCCCGCCCGCTGGGCCGCAAGACAGCCAGTGGTGGAGGGGTTGAGGGAGGAGTGA